In one Mauremys mutica isolate MM-2020 ecotype Southern chromosome 3, ASM2049712v1, whole genome shotgun sequence genomic region, the following are encoded:
- the LOC123367215 gene encoding uncharacterized protein LOC123367215 isoform X1, whose translation MIPNIPALRPPDRDPRVKFNMSRVHFLSCEVLEELDCHVHTKRRQHEQGLPLTPQKPHTALLPPAPQTPILGEPLLGERDTKQQLILDTDWPKCGFPAKVLEPLRSNTSPQRAQAIQESCVCPSGPLPQKAHRIMASPDAILARLVPTVVVKLQDHIAQKCSEIQMEAFPKMVRESHRDAPLVRETAIAEKTLTDTLHLYRSELRKPLTSVSGTKGTEEKLELHMERKVLLGEGSCLGPGAQAGEGRADHPRTQSHQVAPEAPGSKQLTRSTLDSLLAGQAAHDLQLKHLMERLSSSRPLAGQVSFCQQCRKTYPGKMKDKKTQEETSAELHGLGDDMDPHGLDGTVNSKLFRDQLPIRVCKNCSKLRRKRPAGPAGADLPGRSHGIPQ comes from the coding sequence ATGATCCCTAACATCCCTGCTCTGCGCCCACCGGACAGAGACCCCAGGGTTAAGTTCAACATGAGCAGGGTCCATTTCCTAAGCTGTGAAGTCCTGGAGGAACTGGACTGTCACGTGCACACAAAGAGACGCCAGCATGAGCAGGgcttacccctcaccccccagaaaccccacacagctcttctgcctccagctccacaAACCCCCATCCTGGGGGAGCCATTGCTGGGTGAACGGGACACCAAGCAGCAATTGATATTAGACACAGATTGGCCCAAATGTGGATTTCCAGCAAAGGTCCTGGAGCCCCTCAGATCCAACACCAGCCCTCAgcgtgcacaggcaatccaggagtCATGTGTCTGCCCCTCTGGACCCCTGCCTCAAAAGGCCCACAGGATCATGGCATCCCCTGATGCCATCCTGGCCAGGCTTGTGCCCACGGTGGTGGTCAAGCTGCAGGATCACATTGCTCAGAAATGCTCAGAGATCCAAATGGAGGCGTTCCCAAAGATGGTGAGAGAGTCGCACAGAGATGCTCCCCTCGTGAGAGAGACGGCAATAGCAGAGAAGACGCTCACAGACACACTTCACCTTTATAGGAGCGAGTTGAGAAAGCCCCTTACCAGTGTAAGCGGCACcaaagggactgaagagaagctggagctgcacatggagaggaaggttctcttgggagaaggctcttgtctggggccaggggcacaggcaggtgagggcagggcagatcaTCCCAGGACCCAAAGCCACCAGGttgctccagaggccccaggctctaagcagctaacaagatccacccttgactctctccttgctgggcaggctgcacaCGACCTGCAGCTGAAGCACCTGATGGAAAGGTTGAGCAGCTCCCGCCCCTTGGCGGGCCAGGTCTCATTCTGCCAGCAGTGCCGAAAGACATATCCAGGAAAGATGAAGGATAAGAAAACTCAGGAGGAGAcatctgctgagctgcatggtCTTGGAGACGACATGGATCCACATGGGCTTGATGGAACTGTGAATTCGAAGCTCTTCAGGGATCAGCTGCCAATTAGAGTCTGCAAGAACTGCAGTAAGCTTCGACGGAAGAGACCAGCTGGCCCTGCAGGTGCTGACTTGCCCGGAAGATCCCATGGAATTCCACAGTGA
- the LOC123367215 gene encoding uncharacterized protein LOC123367215 isoform X2, producing the protein MFDAGVGIMQSWFCACWDSSWVIYTCILLVLFIWVAMVTQHSFFWRSRMALRRKRRHRKKKQKPKAFGCCEEELEEAGASLETCCPVQPEKFGLAQCLRLVEKRLQYVARHLDEVLIPPSVSTSAMSQFSYSSRESTTSALWNHCFFSLREAAMIQSEPLCHTREIMPVGGWEGSAHPIQAQPLTRPPAYSR; encoded by the exons ATGTTTGACGCTGGAGTGGGGATCATGCAGAGCTGGTTCTGTGCCTGCTGGGACAGCTCCTGGGTGATATACACCTGCATCCTTCTGGTCCTGTTCATCTGGGTGGCCATGGTGACTCAGCACAGCTTCTTCTGGAGAAGCAGGATG gctcttcggaggaagaggagacacagaaagaaaaagcagaaaccaaaag CTTTTGGGTGCTGTGAGGAAGAGCTGGAGGAGGCTGGTGCATCCCTAGAGACATG CTGCCCTGTGCAGCCGGAGAAGTTCGGCTTGGCTCAGTGCCTCAGACTGGTTGAGAAGAGGCTACAATACGTGGCCAGACACCTGGATGAAGTTCTGATACC GCCGAGTGTGTCGACATCTGCCATGAGCCAGTTCTCCTACTCCTCTAGGGAATCTACCACCTCTGCCCTCTGGAATCACTGCTTCTTTTCCCTGAGAGAAGCCGCCATGATTCAATCAGAGCCCCTCTGCCACACAAGGGAGATCATGCCTGTCGGGGGCTGGGAAGGATCCGCTCATCCCATCCAAGCCCAGCCTCTCACCAGGCCTCCTGCCTACAGCAGATGa